The DNA sequence GTTTGCTCCGATTCCCCCGCGCCCAGGAGCGTCGCGAGCACCGCGCCGACCGGCACGATGTCACCGGGCTGCGCCCGCAACTCGAAGACAGTGCCTTCCTGCCAGCTTTCCACATCGACCGCTGCTTTCGACGTATCGACCACGGCCACTACCTGACCACGCCTGACGGTATCGCCCGGCTTGATTTGCCACTGGAGCAGCTTGCCCTCGTCCACGTCGGCACCGAGGAATGGCAATTTGAACTCGATCATCGTTTGCCCACCGCTAGTCTGGCCGCCGCCACAATGGAATCCGCCTGCGGCAGCGCCGCTTCTTCCAGGTGCCGTGCATACGGGATCGGCACTTCGGCACTGCAGACGCGAACCGGCGCTGCATCCAGGTCGTAGAACGCGTTTTCCGTGATGCAGGCGACAATTTCCGCCGCCAGGCTGCCGGTTTTCCAGCCCTCGTCGACCACAACTGCGCGATGCGTCTTGCGCACCGACGCGAGGATTGTGTCGATATCCAGCGGACGCAGCACCCTCAGGTCGACCACTTCGGCGTCGATGCCGTCCGCCGCCAGCCGCTCGGCCGCTACCAGCGCCTTCGGCAGGCAGCCGCCATACGCATACAGGCTGACGTCACTTCCTTCCCGGCGTATCGCCGCCGAGCGGATGTCGCACGGGCCCGGCACAATGTCGGCCTCGATGTTGTACAGCTGGGCATGTTCGAACAGGATCACCGGGTCGGGATCGGCCAGCGCCGGCGCCAGCATCCCGCGCGCATCGGCGACGGTGGCCGGGGCCAGCACCTTGATGCCGGGGATGTGCGCATACCATCCTTCCAGGCTGTGCGAATGCTGTGCCGCGACCTGCCGCCCGGCGCCGGTTGCCATCCGGATCACGACCGGCACGTTGAACTGGCCGCCCGACATATGGCGCAAAGCGGCCGCCGTATTGACGATCTGGTCCAGCGCCAGCAGGCTGAAGTTGACCGTCATGACTTCGACGATCGGGCGCATGCCGCCCAGCGCCGCGCCGATGCCGGCGCCGACGAAGCCGAGTTCAGACAGCGGCGTGTCGCGGATGCGTTCCGGCCCGAACTCCTCGACAAAGCCTTTCGACACCGCATACGTGCCGCCGTACTTGCCGACATCCTCGCCCATCAGGAACACGCGCGGGTCGGTGGTCAGCGCCTCGCGCATCGCCTGGCGCATTGCCTCGCGATAGCTCATCTTCATCGCTGCGGCCCCGGCGTATAGACATCGCGCGTCAGATCCTCGACCGGCTCCCACTGCGCGGCGTCGGCGAACGCGACCGCTTGCTGCACTTCTTGCTCGGCCTGCGCGTCGAGCGCGAGGAATTCGGCTTCGGTCAGCTTGTCCTCGGCTTTCAGGCGCGCGGAAAAAGTATGGATCGGACCGCGCTTCTTCCATGCTTCGATTTCGGCCTTGTCGCGGTACAAGTCGGGATCGAACATCGAGTGCGCGCGAAAGCGATAAGTCTGGAATTCGACGAATACCGGCCCTTCCCCGGCGCGCACCTGGCGCGCGGCTTCCTTCGTCGTTTCGTGCACCGCGACCACGTCCATGCCATCGGCTTTCATGGTGCGCACGTTGTAGCTGGCCGCCTTCGCGCACAGATCAGTTTGCGATTCGGAACGCGCGAGCGCGGTGCCCATTGCATAGAAATTGTTCTCGCAGAGGAAAAGCACCGGCAGTTTCCACAACGCGGCCAGGTTGATCGATTCATGGAAGGCGCCCTCTGCCATCGCGCCCTCGCCGAAGAAGCAGGCGTTCACGCGCGAAATACTTTGCATCTTGTCGGCCAGCGCTAGGCCGACAGTCAGCGGCAAGCCACCGCCGACGATTGCATTGCCGCCGAAGAAGCGGGTGGCGCGATCGAACAGGTGCATCGAGCCGCCCCGTCCGCGCGAGCAGCCGTCGCGCTTGCCGAACATTTCCGCCATGATCGCCGTCATCGGCACGCCACGCACCAGCGCATGTCCATGCTCACGGTAGGTAGCGATGATGTTGTCCTCCGGCGCAAGCGCATGCAGCGCGCCGACCGCGACCGCTTCCTCGCCGATATACAGATGCAGAAAGCCGCGGATCTTGCCGGCGCCGTACAGCTCCGCCGATTTTTCCTCCATGCGGCGGATGCGCAGCATGTCGGTCAGCAGCGCCATGCAGATGGCCTTGTCATAAGGAACGCTCATGACTGTCCTTCCAGCGTGGACGTGTCGCCTTCCGGCAAGCCCAGTTCACGCGCCCTCAGCAGGCGTCGCATGATCTTGCCGCTACGCGTACGGGGCAGCGTCGGCAAAAAATCGATTTCCTTCGGCGCCACGGCCGCGCCCAGCCGCTTGCGCGCATGTCCGAGCAATTCCATGCGCAGCTCCTCCGACGGCTCGACTCCGCGCTTGAGCGAGACGAACGCCTTCACCACTTCGCCCACGGTATCGTCCGGCTTGCCGATCACGCCGGCTTCGGCCACCGCCGGATGCTCCATCAGCGCGCTCTCGACCTCGAACGGCCCGATCAGGTGCCCGGCCGACTTGATCACGTCGTCGGCGCGTCCGACGAACCAGAAATAACCGTCCGCATCTCGCTTCGCGAGATCCCCGGTCAGGTAAAGGTCGCCGGCGAAGCACTTGCGGTAACGCTCCTCGTTGTTCAGGTAACCGCGAAACATCGACGGCCAGCCGCTTTTGAGCGCCAGCTCGCCCTCAGTATCCGGCGCGTCGATCACCCGCACCTGCCCCTGTTCGTCGCGGGCGACGATGAATGCCTCGACGCCGGGCAAGGGTCGCCCCATCGAGCCGGGCTTGATATCGAAGGCCGGCGTGTTGGCGATCATGATGCCGCCGGTCTCGGTCTGCCACCAGTTGTCGTGGATCGGCAAGCCGAGCACTTCCTTGCCCCACCATACCGCTTCCGGATTCAGCGGCTCGCCGACGCTCGCGATGAAGCGCAGTTTCGGGAACGAATATTTTTTGGCGATATCCTCGCCCGCTTTCATCAGCATCCGGATCGCGGTCGGGGCCGTGTACCAGACGCTGACCTGCTGCTCCTGCAGGATGCGGTACCAGCGCTCGGCGTCGAACTCCGCCTCGTCAACGACCGACGTCACACCGTGCAGCAGCGGCGCGATGATGCCGTACGAAGTGCCGGTGACCCAGCCCGGATCAGAGGTGCACCAATAGATGTCGTCGGGATGCAGGTCGAGCGCGTACTTGCCGGTGGCGCGGTGCGTGACCGCCGCTTCATGCACGTGTACTGCCCCCTTGGGCGTGCCGGTGGTGCCGCTGGTGAAATGCAGCAATGCCATGTCTGCGGGCTGCGTTGCGACCGTGTCGAATGCATCGTCCGCCTCGTTCATCATGCGTTGCAGGTCGACGGCGTTGGGGATATCGGGAACCGGTTCGCCGTTTTCCCCGACCAGCAGCACGTGCTGCAAATCTGGCAGCCGGTCGCGGATCTTTTCGATCTTGCGGCGATAGAGCTGCACGGTCGTCACGAGCGCTTTCGCATTGCCAAGCGTCAGGCGCGTGACGATCGGTTCCGGACCGAAGGCGGAAAACAGCGGGCAGGCGACGCTGCCATTCTTCAGGCTGCCCAGCACCGCAATGTACAGTTCCGGTATGCGGCCGGCCAGCACGAACACCCGGTCGCCCTTGCCGACGCCGAGCTGGCGCAGCACATTGGCGAAGCGATTGGTGAGGAGGGACAGTTCGCGGTAGCTAAGAACGCGCTCGCCATCCATGCCAAGGAAACGGAACGCGATACGGTCACGCGACGCGTCCGGCAGGTGACGCTCGATGGCTTCATGCGCGATGTTGATGCCGCCGCCCGGCAAACCTGCCAGTTCCTTCCTTGCATTTTCCCAGGAAAATTCAGCCCTGGTTTCGTCGTAGTCGACCCAGTTCGGCGGGACACGGAAATCCGTTGCGGCCTTGCGGATGATAGAAGAGCGCGGCATGGCGATCCTTTCTCTTCTGCGAATTACTGGGCCATTGTGAGCCGTGCCGGGAGGGGGAGCCCTTGATTCGGATCAAATCTGCACAACCATGTGGAAGCCCGCGCGATGATGGTTGGCATACGCAGCTTCCCATGTGCAATGACTTGCAGGCATTACTTCTTGTACCGAGCAAGTGCGCGAGCTTGATTCATGACAAAGATGCGCGTTTGCGAAGCACTATGGTGAAGCAGACTCTTTCAACAGGGCTTTCCGTGAACGACGCCATCCCACCCACTGGAACGCCGACTCCCGAGCAATTGCTTGCCATCGTTCGTCAGCTCGCATACGAAACCCACCCTGGCCATTCGTATCCGGTCACCGTGGACGCCTCGTTCGAGCGCGACCTGGGATTGGACAGCCTGGCACGCGTGGAATTGATGCAGCGCGTGGAAAAGGCGTTTAGTGTTGAATTACCCGCCGAAGCTCTATCCGAGGCCGACACGCCGCTTGCGCTGCTGCGCTATCTGGGGAAGACGCCACAAGTGCGGGTGGCGGAAACCCGGGCGTCATTGCCCGGCACGCGATCCGTCGGCATTCCCGCTGGAGCGCAGACGCTGGTCGATGTTCTCGAATGGCACGCCGCACACCAGCCGGATCGTTTTCACATCCTGCTGCATGACGAGCAACATCAGGAACATCCGCTGCGCTACCACGACTTGCTCGATGCGGCACGCGGTATTGCCGCCGGTCTGGCTGGGCAAGGGCTCCTGCCCAGG is a window from the Noviherbaspirillum sp. UKPF54 genome containing:
- a CDS encoding alpha-ketoacid dehydrogenase subunit beta, with product MKMSYREAMRQAMREALTTDPRVFLMGEDVGKYGGTYAVSKGFVEEFGPERIRDTPLSELGFVGAGIGAALGGMRPIVEVMTVNFSLLALDQIVNTAAALRHMSGGQFNVPVVIRMATGAGRQVAAQHSHSLEGWYAHIPGIKVLAPATVADARGMLAPALADPDPVILFEHAQLYNIEADIVPGPCDIRSAAIRREGSDVSLYAYGGCLPKALVAAERLAADGIDAEVVDLRVLRPLDIDTILASVRKTHRAVVVDEGWKTGSLAAEIVACITENAFYDLDAAPVRVCSAEVPIPYARHLEEAALPQADSIVAAARLAVGKR
- the pdhA gene encoding pyruvate dehydrogenase (acetyl-transferring) E1 component subunit alpha, giving the protein MSVPYDKAICMALLTDMLRIRRMEEKSAELYGAGKIRGFLHLYIGEEAVAVGALHALAPEDNIIATYREHGHALVRGVPMTAIMAEMFGKRDGCSRGRGGSMHLFDRATRFFGGNAIVGGGLPLTVGLALADKMQSISRVNACFFGEGAMAEGAFHESINLAALWKLPVLFLCENNFYAMGTALARSESQTDLCAKAASYNVRTMKADGMDVVAVHETTKEAARQVRAGEGPVFVEFQTYRFRAHSMFDPDLYRDKAEIEAWKKRGPIHTFSARLKAEDKLTEAEFLALDAQAEQEVQQAVAFADAAQWEPVEDLTRDVYTPGPQR
- the acsA gene encoding acetate--CoA ligase, yielding MPRSSIIRKAATDFRVPPNWVDYDETRAEFSWENARKELAGLPGGGINIAHEAIERHLPDASRDRIAFRFLGMDGERVLSYRELSLLTNRFANVLRQLGVGKGDRVFVLAGRIPELYIAVLGSLKNGSVACPLFSAFGPEPIVTRLTLGNAKALVTTVQLYRRKIEKIRDRLPDLQHVLLVGENGEPVPDIPNAVDLQRMMNEADDAFDTVATQPADMALLHFTSGTTGTPKGAVHVHEAAVTHRATGKYALDLHPDDIYWCTSDPGWVTGTSYGIIAPLLHGVTSVVDEAEFDAERWYRILQEQQVSVWYTAPTAIRMLMKAGEDIAKKYSFPKLRFIASVGEPLNPEAVWWGKEVLGLPIHDNWWQTETGGIMIANTPAFDIKPGSMGRPLPGVEAFIVARDEQGQVRVIDAPDTEGELALKSGWPSMFRGYLNNEERYRKCFAGDLYLTGDLAKRDADGYFWFVGRADDVIKSAGHLIGPFEVESALMEHPAVAEAGVIGKPDDTVGEVVKAFVSLKRGVEPSEELRMELLGHARKRLGAAVAPKEIDFLPTLPRTRSGKIMRRLLRARELGLPEGDTSTLEGQS